One genomic window of Evansella cellulosilytica DSM 2522 includes the following:
- the yajC gene encoding preprotein translocase subunit YajC gives MEFMTALLPLLLMFAIFYFLLIRPQQKRQRKIQEMHGALQKGDKIITIGGLHGKIDAIDEDRIVLDVGSSKLTFDRQAVRDVINKD, from the coding sequence ATGGAATTTATGACAGCATTATTACCTCTATTGTTAATGTTTGCGATTTTCTACTTCCTATTGATTCGTCCACAACAAAAGCGACAAAGGAAGATTCAAGAAATGCATGGAGCGCTTCAAAAGGGAGATAAAATTATTACGATTGGTGGCTTACATGGTAAGATTGATGCCATTGACGAAGATCGTATCGTTTTAGATGTAGGATCATCTAAGCTCACTTTTGATCGTCAAGCTGTACGTGATGTAATAAATAAAGATTAA
- a CDS encoding TIGR04086 family membrane protein produces MHHRLFSSALYGILTILILVIVASFISSALLRFTSLQEGSLTWFLIGFPFLAVFIGGFIAGGRTGQKGWFAGAVTAILYSFVIFLVQFLGYNQGFDTTQLLIHSGYVIAAILGGIIGVNVRGESFS; encoded by the coding sequence ATGCATCATCGACTATTTAGCAGTGCTTTATATGGAATACTCACCATCTTAATACTTGTGATCGTTGCTAGCTTCATTAGTTCAGCACTACTTCGTTTTACATCACTACAAGAGGGCAGCCTCACTTGGTTTTTAATTGGATTTCCATTTTTAGCAGTATTTATTGGAGGGTTTATCGCTGGAGGAAGAACAGGCCAAAAAGGATGGTTTGCCGGTGCTGTTACCGCCATTCTTTATTCTTTTGTCATTTTCCTCGTACAATTTTTAGGCTATAATCAAGGCTTTGACACTACACAACTATTGATTCATAGCGGGTATGTAATTGCAGCAATATTAGGTGGTATTATTGGCGTTAATGTAAGAGGAGAATCTTTTAGTTAA
- a CDS encoding ArsB/NhaD family transporter, with the protein MDWFFALVIFTISYIFIISEKMNRALIACLGGVFMLFAGVLDLNAAFLNHIDWHTIVLLLSMMILVSITSQSGFFEYLAVFLAKIIKGKPIPLLIMVSTLTAIGSALLNNVTTVLLMVPIVITLTRMLYISAIPYLMATILASNIGGTATLIGDPPNLMIGQAVDHLTFNDFLVHLGPVVLVIYIVIMIGICFLYRKQLHVKLEDQRTLMKVHPRSYLKDKNLLFKSVTVLTLTTIGFMIQPLLNVDLTSVAMAGALLLMLLTHEDKETEEVFQGVEWVTLFFFVGLFMLVGGLKEVGIIDEIAKSIIYYTEGDVPKTAMLILWSSGILSGFVDNIPFVAAMIPVILEFQDYGMTNLDPLWWALALGACLGGNGTLIGASSNVIVAGLAMKAKQPFSYMDFLKIGAPTAIVSFIISSIYIYFRYLIYFQ; encoded by the coding sequence ATGGATTGGTTTTTTGCCTTAGTTATATTTACGATTAGCTATATCTTTATTATAAGTGAAAAAATGAATCGAGCACTTATTGCATGTCTAGGTGGCGTATTTATGCTTTTTGCAGGGGTTCTTGATTTAAATGCTGCATTTTTAAATCATATAGATTGGCATACGATCGTACTGTTATTATCAATGATGATTCTCGTGTCGATTACAAGCCAAAGTGGATTTTTTGAATACTTAGCCGTATTTTTAGCGAAAATTATAAAGGGTAAACCGATACCTCTCCTAATTATGGTTTCAACATTAACAGCAATAGGATCTGCGCTATTAAATAATGTGACGACTGTTCTGTTAATGGTGCCAATTGTTATTACATTAACGAGAATGCTTTATATATCTGCCATCCCTTATTTAATGGCAACAATTTTAGCTTCAAATATTGGAGGGACTGCAACGTTAATTGGTGACCCTCCTAACCTAATGATTGGCCAGGCTGTTGATCATCTCACGTTTAATGATTTTTTAGTTCATTTAGGCCCTGTAGTTCTTGTGATATACATAGTCATTATGATTGGTATTTGCTTTTTATACAGGAAGCAATTGCACGTAAAGCTTGAGGATCAACGTACATTAATGAAGGTGCATCCTCGAAGTTACTTAAAGGACAAAAATCTTTTGTTTAAATCCGTAACAGTACTTACATTAACAACAATAGGTTTTATGATCCAACCTTTACTAAATGTAGATTTAACAAGCGTGGCGATGGCGGGTGCGTTGTTGTTAATGCTTTTAACACATGAAGATAAAGAGACTGAAGAAGTATTTCAAGGCGTTGAATGGGTGACACTCTTTTTCTTTGTAGGTTTATTTATGTTAGTAGGAGGCTTAAAGGAAGTAGGTATTATTGATGAAATTGCAAAATCGATTATATACTATACAGAAGGTGACGTACCAAAAACAGCCATGCTTATACTTTGGTCATCCGGCATACTTTCTGGTTTTGTAGATAATATCCCATTTGTTGCGGCAATGATACCAGTAATATTAGAATTCCAAGATTATGGTATGACAAACTTAGATCCACTTTGGTGGGCACTTGCATTAGGTGCATGCTTAGGAGGAAATGGTACATTAATTGGTGCTAGTTCCAATGTTATTGTAGCTGGTCTAGCTATGAAGGCGAAGCAACCGTTTAGTTATATGGATTTCCTAAAGATCGGAGCTCCGACAGCGATTGTATCGTTCATTATTTCGAGTATTTATATTTACTTTAGGTATTTAATATATTTCCAATGA
- a CDS encoding DUF421 domain-containing protein: MVFGTMIMRTIVIYIVILLVFRMMGKREIGELSVVDFVISIMLAELAVLSIEDSSTPMSHQIVPMLVLMFIQISLAYVSLKSENLRKFIDGKPSVIIRNGKIDEKEMRKQRYNFDDLMLQLRQKDIKYMSDVEFAILEPSGDLSIIKKETGPNAKSHPHFLPLPLILDGKIKHDHLKQLGKNQFWLRQQLKNLGFKDIKKISFCSLKEDDSFYVDLIDE, translated from the coding sequence ATGGTATTTGGAACGATGATTATGAGAACAATTGTCATCTATATAGTAATTCTCCTCGTTTTTCGGATGATGGGTAAACGGGAAATTGGGGAACTTTCTGTCGTTGACTTTGTCATTTCGATCATGCTGGCAGAATTAGCGGTATTATCTATAGAGGATAGCTCGACACCTATGTCGCACCAAATTGTTCCGATGTTAGTTCTTATGTTTATTCAAATTAGTCTCGCATACGTTTCATTAAAAAGTGAAAATCTCCGAAAATTTATTGATGGAAAACCTTCTGTTATTATTAGAAACGGGAAAATTGATGAAAAGGAAATGCGTAAACAACGTTACAATTTTGACGACTTAATGTTGCAGTTGAGACAAAAGGATATTAAATATATGTCTGATGTCGAGTTTGCAATCTTAGAGCCATCTGGTGATTTATCAATCATTAAAAAAGAAACTGGACCAAATGCTAAATCTCATCCACATTTTCTTCCATTACCATTAATATTGGATGGGAAAATTAAGCATGACCACTTGAAACAATTAGGGAAAAATCAGTTCTGGTTACGTCAGCAACTTAAAAACCTTGGCTTTAAAGATATAAAAAAAATTTCATTTTGCTCCTTAAAGGAGGATGATTCCTTTTACGTAGATTTAATTGATGAGTAA
- the spoVB gene encoding stage V sporulation protein B — MTKQSFLKGAFILIIAGLITRLLGFINRIVVARIMGAEGVGLYMMAVPTLLLIITLTQLGLPVAISKLVAEADADNDREKVKRILVVSLSVTGVLSIVFTAIMILGAPIISQTLLTDARAFYPLIAISPIVPIVALSSVLRGYFQGLQNMKPTAYSQVIEQVVRITLVAAFTTAFLPLGLEYAAAGAMISVVFGELASLIFMITMFKRNKKIRIRRQFFTYVKGGKRTFHDLMGIALPTTGSRLIGSFSFFLEPIVVAQSLALAGVATAMATSQYGELSGYVIPMLLLPTFITYSLSVSLVPAISEAAYQKNYSMIHHRLSQALRLALVSGGAAVVVLFVFAEPIMDLVYDAPTTAAYIKIMAPFSLFLYFQSPLQATLQALGLAKAAMINSFIGAFVKIAAIFILASRPEFGIMGAALAIVIGFLLVTFLHFATVVKAISFSLRIREVLKVVIAMVVSGGLAMWLLEHFLLQHSLIIKTGVSITVVFLVYMLFITLFGLIKKEEASRIPILKNLVK, encoded by the coding sequence ATGACGAAGCAATCCTTTCTTAAAGGAGCATTCATTCTAATAATAGCAGGACTTATTACTCGATTATTAGGCTTTATTAATCGGATAGTTGTTGCCCGTATTATGGGAGCAGAAGGTGTCGGCTTATATATGATGGCTGTTCCTACCCTTCTTCTCATTATTACTTTAACACAATTGGGGCTTCCTGTAGCAATATCAAAATTAGTAGCAGAAGCCGATGCTGATAATGATCGCGAAAAAGTAAAACGAATCTTAGTAGTATCACTATCCGTAACAGGTGTATTAAGTATTGTATTTACAGCCATTATGATTCTCGGTGCACCGATTATCTCTCAAACATTATTGACAGATGCTCGTGCTTTTTATCCATTGATTGCCATTTCACCTATCGTTCCAATCGTTGCACTTTCCTCTGTATTACGAGGGTACTTCCAAGGATTACAAAACATGAAGCCAACTGCTTATTCACAAGTCATCGAGCAAGTCGTGAGAATTACGCTAGTAGCAGCTTTTACAACTGCATTTTTACCACTTGGGCTAGAATATGCCGCAGCAGGAGCAATGATTTCTGTCGTGTTTGGAGAGCTAGCATCTCTTATTTTTATGATTACAATGTTTAAAAGGAATAAGAAAATACGTATTAGAAGACAATTTTTCACATATGTGAAAGGTGGTAAAAGAACTTTTCATGATTTAATGGGTATCGCCTTACCGACAACAGGAAGCCGATTAATTGGATCCTTTTCGTTCTTCCTCGAACCAATTGTTGTTGCCCAAAGCCTTGCACTAGCTGGGGTTGCTACAGCGATGGCAACGTCACAATATGGAGAACTCTCAGGCTATGTTATACCAATGCTTCTTTTACCGACTTTTATTACGTATTCTCTATCTGTATCTCTAGTTCCTGCTATTAGTGAAGCTGCATATCAAAAAAATTACAGTATGATTCACCACCGGCTATCACAAGCGTTGCGATTAGCATTAGTCTCTGGTGGCGCAGCTGTTGTTGTACTCTTCGTTTTTGCAGAACCTATTATGGACTTAGTATACGATGCTCCAACAACAGCAGCCTATATTAAAATAATGGCTCCTTTTAGTTTATTTTTATACTTTCAATCGCCGTTGCAAGCAACACTACAGGCTTTAGGACTTGCAAAGGCAGCAATGATAAATAGCTTTATTGGAGCATTCGTAAAAATTGCGGCCATCTTTATTCTTGCATCACGCCCTGAGTTTGGCATTATGGGTGCTGCTCTCGCTATTGTTATCGGTTTTTTACTCGTTACATTTTTACACTTTGCAACCGTTGTTAAGGCGATTAGTTTCTCATTACGTATAAGGGAAGTTCTTAAAGTGGTGATAGCGATGGTAGTTTCCGGCGGGCTAGCGATGTGGTTATTGGAACACTTTTTATTACAGCATAGTTTAATTATAAAAACTGGTGTAAGCATTACAGTTGTATTTCTAGTATACATGCTTTTTATTACACTTTTTGGATTAATAAAAAAAGAAGAGGCATCCCGTATCCCTATTTTAAAAAACTTGGTCAAATAA
- a CDS encoding DUF368 domain-containing protein: MEWRNLYRGAMMGITELVPGVSSGTIAVMLGIYDRLIAAINGITTKDWKRHLLFLIPLGAGMALALVGFSNIIKLLLTHFEEPTRFFFLGLIIGVVPLLISQSRAKETFKTNHYFAIIIAAILVGLMSFLPENHQIIESLTLGDAIVLFFAGWIASMFMLLPGISGSLVLLVLGAHTTAINALATFNLPILIVIGLGVLLGFFICSKLIKFLLKNYHYMTYAVIIGLVIGSTVVVYPGISSTYVIIPSLITFIGGAATAFLLGSKG; this comes from the coding sequence GTGGAATGGAGAAACTTGTATCGCGGTGCCATGATGGGAATTACTGAGTTAGTTCCAGGAGTAAGCAGTGGTACGATTGCGGTGATGCTAGGCATCTATGATCGTTTAATTGCTGCGATTAATGGGATAACGACAAAGGATTGGAAGCGTCATTTACTGTTTTTAATCCCACTTGGAGCTGGAATGGCGTTAGCGCTCGTTGGATTTAGCAATATTATTAAATTACTTTTAACACATTTTGAAGAACCGACAAGATTTTTTTTCTTAGGCTTAATTATTGGGGTTGTCCCATTATTAATTAGTCAATCACGTGCTAAAGAAACATTCAAAACCAACCACTATTTTGCTATTATCATTGCCGCTATATTAGTCGGATTGATGAGTTTTTTACCAGAAAATCATCAAATCATTGAGTCACTTACGTTAGGTGACGCGATTGTACTATTTTTTGCAGGTTGGATAGCGAGTATGTTTATGCTATTGCCAGGGATAAGTGGTTCTCTCGTGCTACTTGTACTTGGAGCTCATACAACAGCTATTAACGCGCTAGCAACTTTTAATTTACCAATACTAATAGTGATTGGGTTAGGTGTTCTCCTTGGATTTTTTATATGCAGTAAACTAATAAAATTTTTGTTGAAAAACTACCATTACATGACGTATGCTGTCATCATCGGACTAGTGATCGGATCGACAGTTGTGGTCTATCCTGGAATAAGTTCGACTTACGTCATTATTCCTAGTTTGATAACGTTTATTGGAGGGGCAGCGACTGCCTTCTTACTCGGATCAAAAGGATAG
- a CDS encoding post-transcriptional regulator, whose amino-acid sequence MTKHNWDYWKKEVKPVLQSKAEEWQLLGHDRVSQEDVWACFMSMLPRLDVPETLRPHWVVQQLFHLNVNHYMNWLTLEAYRGPSWFNDEEPIDFRLNHYEKKKEVLE is encoded by the coding sequence ATGACTAAACACAATTGGGATTACTGGAAAAAAGAAGTGAAGCCTGTATTACAAAGTAAAGCAGAAGAATGGCAGCTGTTAGGACATGATAGAGTTAGTCAAGAGGATGTTTGGGCATGCTTTATGTCCATGCTACCAAGACTTGATGTTCCCGAAACATTAAGACCACATTGGGTCGTTCAACAATTATTCCATTTAAATGTGAACCATTACATGAATTGGTTGACATTAGAAGCGTACAGAGGACCAAGCTGGTTCAACGATGAAGAACCAATTGATTTTCGTTTAAATCACTATGAGAAGAAAAAAGAGGTCTTAGAATAA
- the secD gene encoding protein translocase subunit SecD, producing the protein MKKKRGVKKGLIITFFVVVAAFAALIATTVLDHAEEINLGLDLQGGFEVLYEAQPINEGQEINQAVLSDTVTSLLARIDVLGVSEPNVRVEGDDRIRVQLAGVSDEQTARELLSTQARLSFRDVDDNLMLDGSDLVEGGARQSFTELNQPNVTVTIRDANLFGDVTSEIWPRDFPENRLVIWLDWEEGDTYAEEILKEDSKIVSAPTVGETLRTSNIEINGDFTLEEANQLAGILNAGALPVELEELYANSVGASLGERSMDQAVFAGFVGIALIFAYMLFYYRFMGAVAVVTLSVYIYIVLVVFNWMNAVLTLPGIAALILGVGMAVDANIITYERIKDEIRSGKTVMSAFKAGSRRSLSTILDANITTVLAAAVLFYFGTSAVQGFAVMLIVSIVTSFLTSVFGSRLLLGLWVNSRALNGKPRLFGVKESEIGEL; encoded by the coding sequence ATGAAAAAGAAAAGAGGGGTCAAAAAGGGTCTGATCATTACATTTTTTGTTGTCGTTGCAGCTTTTGCTGCATTAATAGCTACGACCGTGCTTGATCATGCTGAAGAAATTAATTTAGGATTAGATTTACAAGGTGGCTTTGAAGTGTTATACGAAGCGCAACCTATAAATGAAGGACAAGAAATAAATCAAGCTGTTTTAAGTGATACTGTTACGTCACTTTTAGCACGTATTGACGTTTTAGGTGTCTCTGAACCAAATGTACGAGTTGAAGGAGATGACCGGATACGGGTCCAATTAGCTGGTGTCTCTGATGAGCAAACAGCAAGAGAGTTATTATCTACTCAAGCTAGGTTATCGTTCCGTGATGTTGACGACAACTTAATGCTTGATGGCTCAGACTTAGTTGAAGGTGGAGCTAGACAAAGCTTTACTGAATTAAATCAACCGAATGTAACCGTTACGATAAGAGACGCCAATCTGTTTGGAGATGTAACGTCCGAAATATGGCCAAGGGATTTCCCAGAAAATCGACTTGTCATTTGGCTAGATTGGGAAGAGGGCGATACGTATGCGGAGGAAATTTTAAAGGAAGATTCGAAAATAGTATCCGCTCCTACAGTAGGTGAAACACTACGTACATCGAATATTGAAATCAATGGGGATTTCACACTAGAAGAAGCAAACCAGCTTGCAGGCATATTAAACGCTGGTGCACTTCCAGTAGAGCTTGAAGAGCTTTATGCTAACTCTGTTGGAGCATCTCTTGGTGAACGTTCAATGGATCAAGCAGTTTTTGCTGGATTTGTCGGAATCGCTTTAATATTTGCCTACATGCTTTTCTATTATCGTTTTATGGGTGCTGTAGCTGTAGTTACTTTAAGCGTGTATATTTATATCGTCCTCGTCGTATTTAACTGGATGAATGCCGTATTAACGCTCCCAGGAATCGCTGCCCTTATTTTAGGGGTGGGTATGGCTGTAGATGCAAACATTATTACATATGAACGTATAAAAGATGAGATTCGTTCTGGAAAAACAGTCATGAGTGCTTTTAAAGCTGGTAGTCGCCGCTCATTATCGACGATATTAGATGCAAATATTACGACAGTGTTAGCAGCAGCAGTATTATTTTACTTCGGTACAAGTGCTGTACAAGGCTTTGCAGTTATGCTGATCGTGAGTATAGTAACGAGCTTTTTAACATCTGTCTTTGGCTCACGCTTATTGCTTGGGTTATGGGTAAATAGTCGAGCATTAAATGGAAAGCCTCGTCTGTTTGGTGTAAAGGAGAGTGAAATAGGTGAACTTTGA
- the secF gene encoding protein translocase subunit SecF gives MNFDHEETKLDFVKHRKKFFVFSGTLLLLGVVLLATLGLNLGIDFRSGTTVDVLSNDSVTTAEIQAEFEAIGFEPDDITIAGNNNEIGRAVFIGGLTQDEGLAVQSHFEERYENRPTVNTVTPMVGEELARNAIISVLIAAVGIIIYVTIRFEFLYGISAIVALFHDALFILVVFSILQMEVNIPFIAAVLTIVGYSINDTIVTFDRIRENMSYEKKVKNFDDVARVVNKSLVQTLARSINTVLTVVFAAGALFVFGGEALRTFSFALVVGLVAGTYSSLFIAAQLWLVLKSRQLAKKKRNPVEPTNA, from the coding sequence GTGAACTTTGATCACGAAGAAACTAAATTAGATTTTGTAAAACATCGCAAGAAATTTTTCGTATTTTCTGGGACTCTCCTTTTGCTAGGTGTCGTTTTGTTAGCAACTTTAGGCTTGAACCTTGGAATAGACTTTAGAAGTGGAACGACGGTTGATGTGTTATCAAATGATTCTGTTACTACAGCAGAAATTCAAGCGGAATTTGAAGCGATTGGTTTTGAACCAGATGATATTACTATTGCAGGAAATAATAATGAAATTGGACGAGCAGTCTTCATTGGTGGGCTTACACAAGACGAAGGACTAGCAGTTCAAAGTCACTTTGAGGAACGATACGAGAACAGGCCTACAGTAAATACGGTTACACCTATGGTAGGGGAAGAGTTAGCGCGAAATGCAATTATATCTGTTTTAATTGCAGCCGTTGGGATCATTATATATGTTACAATCCGTTTTGAGTTCTTATACGGTATATCAGCAATTGTTGCTCTCTTTCACGACGCGTTATTTATATTAGTGGTGTTTAGTATTTTACAAATGGAAGTGAACATTCCTTTTATCGCCGCAGTACTTACGATAGTAGGTTATTCGATTAATGACACGATCGTGACATTCGACCGTATTAGAGAAAATATGAGCTACGAAAAGAAAGTCAAGAATTTTGATGACGTTGCTAGAGTAGTGAATAAAAGCCTAGTACAAACATTGGCACGCTCAATCAACACAGTATTAACTGTTGTATTTGCTGCCGGGGCATTATTTGTCTTTGGTGGAGAAGCGCTTCGTACTTTCTCCTTTGCTTTAGTAGTAGGGCTTGTTGCAGGAACATACTCGTCGCTATTCATCGCTGCACAGCTTTGGTTAGTATTAAAATCGAGACAGTTAGCAAAAAAGAAGCGAAATCCAGTAGAGCCAACAAATGCATAG
- a CDS encoding cation diffusion facilitator family transporter, producing MKEERYKKVKFGAWVGIIGNIALAVIKFIVGMLANSRALVADAVHSASDVVGSVAVLIGIRAAQLPPDRDHPYGHGKAETITAIIVAVLLFIVGLEIAIGAINAFFEPIAVPGIIAIYAVIFSIVVKELMFRYKIYLGKKYKSDALITDAWHHRSDVFSSIAALLGIGASIIGGYVGIPWLVYADPVAGLFVAILIGKMAWKLGSESIHNTLDHVLHDEDTEEMLQAAQNVAGVFKVDELLAREHGHYVIVDIKIAVNPEITVEEGHTIGKNVKAKLMEDEYVQDVRVHINPYSTEKE from the coding sequence ATGAAGGAAGAACGATATAAAAAGGTTAAATTTGGAGCCTGGGTAGGTATTATTGGAAATATTGCTCTTGCAGTTATAAAATTTATTGTCGGTATGCTAGCGAATAGTCGGGCGTTAGTGGCTGATGCTGTGCACTCAGCTTCTGATGTTGTTGGCTCAGTGGCTGTTCTTATTGGTATTCGTGCAGCACAGTTACCACCTGATCGGGACCACCCTTATGGACACGGTAAAGCGGAGACAATTACAGCCATCATTGTAGCAGTGCTTTTATTCATTGTTGGTTTAGAAATTGCGATTGGTGCAATAAATGCTTTCTTTGAACCTATTGCTGTTCCTGGGATTATTGCTATTTATGCGGTTATTTTTTCGATAGTCGTGAAAGAACTTATGTTTCGTTATAAGATATATTTGGGTAAGAAGTATAAAAGTGATGCTTTAATTACAGACGCATGGCATCACAGATCAGATGTTTTTTCCTCAATAGCAGCATTGTTAGGAATAGGCGCTTCTATTATTGGCGGATATGTAGGGATCCCTTGGCTCGTTTATGCAGACCCTGTAGCAGGATTGTTTGTTGCGATACTAATTGGAAAAATGGCGTGGAAACTAGGAAGTGAATCTATACATAATACGCTAGACCACGTATTACACGATGAAGATACAGAGGAAATGCTACAAGCTGCTCAAAATGTAGCAGGTGTTTTTAAAGTAGACGAGCTATTGGCCCGTGAGCATGGTCATTATGTCATTGTAGATATAAAAATTGCAGTAAATCCTGAAATCACTGTTGAGGAAGGGCATACGATAGGAAAAAATGTCAAAGCAAAACTGATGGAGGATGAATACGTACAAGATGTAAGGGTACATATTAATCCTTATTCGACTGAAAAGGAGTGA
- a CDS encoding LapA family protein, whose product MRGQWTLIVGIIIAIVIATFAVINVDPVEVNYLFGQNEWPLVLVILGSVLMGGIIVGSVGIYKIYRLQMEIKSLKEKMPHTQSNLDKNKKTDKKDEKQVEVKPYTKQKK is encoded by the coding sequence ATGCGAGGACAATGGACACTAATCGTAGGAATAATCATTGCGATCGTAATTGCTACATTTGCAGTCATTAACGTAGATCCAGTAGAGGTAAATTATTTATTTGGTCAAAATGAATGGCCTCTCGTATTAGTTATTTTAGGTTCTGTCTTAATGGGGGGCATAATTGTAGGAAGTGTCGGTATTTACAAAATATACCGCCTCCAAATGGAAATAAAAAGTTTAAAAGAAAAAATGCCACATACCCAATCAAACTTAGATAAGAACAAGAAAACAGATAAGAAAGATGAGAAACAAGTAGAAGTAAAACCGTACACGAAACAAAAAAAATAA